In Trifolium pratense cultivar HEN17-A07 linkage group LG7, ARS_RC_1.1, whole genome shotgun sequence, a genomic segment contains:
- the LOC123900097 gene encoding SNF1-related protein kinase regulatory subunit beta-3-like, with amino-acid sequence MNSQFVVDLNSKMNNPYTANPGEAKTVMGFEVLKTSDSGYNNIYTLNEDEPHEPPEAPPQLQHTLVGYPANVDSSSSLPLPQHAILNHLYIENREPQRSVVALGFTHRFRAKYVTVVLYKPVQRRGTTNI; translated from the exons ATGAATTCACAGTTTGTGGTTGACTTGAATAGCAAGATGAATAATCCATATACTGCAAACCCT GGTGAAGCAAAAACTGTCATGGGATTTGAAGTGTTGAAGACATCTGATTCCGGTTACAATAACATATACACTTTGAATGAAGACGAGCCACATGAGCCACCCGAGGCTCCCCCACAATTGCAACACACCCTGGTCGGCTATCCTGCTAATGTCGATAGTTCTAGTTCTCTTCCATTGCCTCAGCACGCGATTTTGAATCATCTTTATATAGAGAATAGAGAGCCACAAAGATCTGTCGTAGCTTTGGGATTCACTCATCGCTTTCGTGCTAAATATGTTACCGTTGTGCTCTACAAACCAGTTCAAAGAAGGGGAACCACGAACATTTGA
- the LOC123899136 gene encoding cell division cycle protein 48 homolog has translation MSEPESVKKDFSTAILERKKSPNRLVVDEALNDDNSVVVMHPQTMEKLGLFRGDTLLIKGKKRKDTICIAVGEDSCEEARIRMNKVVRSNLRVRLGDVVSVHQCSDVKYGIRVHILPIDDTIQGITGNLFDAFLKPYFLEAYRPVRKGDLFIVRGGMRSVEFKVIETDPGEYCVVAPDTEIFCEGEPVKREDEDRLDEIGYDDVGGVRKQMAQIRELVELPLRHPQLFKSIGVKPPKGILLYGPPGSGKTLIARAVANETGAFFICINGPEIMSKMAGESESNLRKAFQEAEKNAPSIIFMDEIDSIAPKRDKTNGEVERRIVSQLLTLMDGLKSRAHVIVMGATNRPNSIDPALRRFGRFDREIDIGVPDEIGRLEVVRIHTKNMKLSDDVDLERISKDTHGYVGADLAALCTEAALQCIREKMDLIDLEDETIDAEILNSMAVTNEHFHTALGTSNPSALRETVVEVPNVSWEDVGGLENVKRELQETVQYPVEHPEKFEKFGMSPSKGVLFYGPPGCGKTLLAKAIANECQANFISVKGPELLTMWFGESEANVREIFDKARQSAPCVLFFDELDSIATQRGGSNGDAGGAADRVLNQLLTEMDGMSAKKTVFIIGATNRPDIIDSALLRPGRLDQLIYIPLPDEDSRHSIFKSCLRKSPVAKDVDLRALAKYTQGFSGADITEICQRACKYAIREDIDKDIEQQRKRKENPEAMDEDFVNDEVAEIKAAHFEESMKYARRSVSDADIRKYQAFAQTLQQSRGFRSEFKFADSGNRTTGSDPFATTTATAGADEDDLYS, from the exons ATGTCTGAACCTGAATCAGTGAAGAAGGACTTTTCCACCGCGATTCTGGAACGCAAGAAGTCACCAAACAGGCTTGTTGTGGATGAAGCGCTTAACGATGACAACTCTGTTGTTGTGATGCACCCACAAACTATGGAAAAGTTGGGGCTTTTCAGAGGTGACACCTTACTCATCAAGGGAAAGAAAAGGAAGGATACTATTTGTATAGCAGTTGGTGAGGATAGCTGTGAGGAGGCTAGGATTAGGATGAACAAAGTTGTGAGGTCGAATTTGAGGGTTCGACTTGGAGATGTTGTGTCTGTGCACCAGTGTTCTGACGTCAAGTATGGGATACGTGTCCACATTCTTCCTATTGATGATACCATTCAGGGTATCACTGGCAATCTCTTTGACGCTTTCTTGAAAC CCTATTTCTTGGAGGCTTATCGTCCCGTCAGAAAGGGAGATCTATTTATTGTGCGGGGAGGGATGAGAAGTGTTGAGTTTAAGGTGATTGAAACTGATCCTGGGGAGTATTGTGTGGTTGCTCCAGACACCGAGATCTTCTGCGAAGGGGAACCTGTGAAAAGAGAGGATGAAGACAGGCTTGACGAAATCGGTTATGATGATGTGGGTGGTGTTAGGAAGCAAATGGCACAGATTCGTGAATTGGTTGAGCTTCCATTAAGGCATCCACAACTTTTCAAGTCGATCGGTGTGAAACCACCTAAAGGAATTTTGCTATATGGACCCCCGGGTTCTGGAAAGACCTTAATAGCAAGAGCTGTTGCTAATGAAACCGGAGCCTTCTTTATTTGTATTAATGGTCCGGAGATTATGTCCAAAATGGCTGGAGAGAGTGAAAGCAATCTTCGGAAAGCATTTCAGGAAGCCGAAAAGAATGCACCGTCCATCATCTTTATGGATGAAATTGATTCTATTGCACCCAAGCGGGACAAGACAAACGGTGAAGTCGAAAGAAGGATAGTTTCACAACTTTTAACTCTAATGGATGGATTAAAATCTCGTGCTCATGTTATTGTTATGGGCGCCACTAATCGTCCAAATAGCATTGACCCAGCATTGAGAAGGTTTGGTAGATTTGACAGAGAAATCGATATAGGTGTTCCAGATGAGATCGGGCGACTTGAAGTCGTTCGCATACATACCAAAAACATGAAGCTCTCTGATGAT GTTGATTTGGAGAGAATTTCGAAAGATACTCATGGGTATGTTGGTGCCGACCTTGCTGCCCTTTGCACCGAAGCTGCTTTGCAATGCATTAGAGAGAAGATGGACCTCATTGACTTAGAGGATGAGACCATTGATGCTGAGATACTGAATTCCATGGCAGTTACAAATGAGCATTTCCATACTGCACTTGGAACAAGCAACCCATCAGCTTTACGTGAAACTGTTGTTGAGGTGCCTAATGTCAGCTGGGAGGACGTCGGAGGCCTTGAGAATGTCAAGCGTGAACTGCAAGAGACTGTTCAATATCCTGTTGAGCACCCGGAAAAGTTTGAGAAGTTTGGGATGTCACCATCAAAAGGAGTTCTCTTCTATGGTCCTCCGGGATGTGGAAAAACTTTGTTAGCCAAAGCAATTGCCAATGAATGTCAAGCTAACTTCATCAGTGTGAAAGGACCAGAATTGCTTACAATGTGGTTTGGTGAAAGTGAAGCCAATGTTAGGGAAATTTTTGACAAGGCTAGACAATCGGCTCCATGTGTCCTCTTTTTTGATGAGCTTGACTCCATTGCCACTCAG AGAGGGGGCAGCAATGGGGATGCTGGTGGTGCTGCCGACAGAGTTCTAAATCAACTTTTGACAGAGATGGATGGCATGTCTGCCAAAAAGACCGTATTCATTATTGGAGCCACTAACAGACCTGACATCATTGATTCAGCACTTCTCCGGCCAGGCCGTCTAGATCAGTTGATCTATATTCCTCTTCCTGATGAGGATTCCCGTCATTCGATCTTCAAGTCCTGCTTGAGGAAGTCACCGGTCGCAAAAGATGTTGATTTGAGAGCATTGGCTAAGTATACTCAAGGTTTTAGTGGTGCCGACATTACAGAAATATGCCAGCGAGCATGCAAATATGCTATAAGAGAAGACATCGATAAG GACATAGAGCAACAGAGGAAGAGGAAGGAAAACCCCGAGGCAATGGATGAAGACTTTGTTAACGATGAAGTTGCAGAGATTAAGGCGGCTCATTTTGAAGAGTCAATGAAGTATGCACGTAGGAGTGTCAGTGACGCTGATATACGTAAATACCAGGCATTTGCTCAGACGTTGCAACAATCTAGGGGATTCAGAAGTGAGTTTAAGTTTGCAGATTCCGGAAATAGGACTACCGGATCCGACCCTTTTGCAACAACTACTGCCACTGCTGGGGCCGATGAAGATGATCTTTATAGTTAG